From Pseudanabaena sp. PCC 6802, one genomic window encodes:
- the gloA gene encoding lactoylglutathione lyase produces the protein MKLLHTMLRVGDLERSIAFYCDILGMKLLRRKDYPDGKFTLAFVGYGDEASNAVIELTHNWDTPSYDLGNGFGHVALGVENIYTACDAIRSLGGKVTREPGPMKHGSTEIAFVEDPDGYKIELIQLKGRAD, from the coding sequence ATGAAACTTCTCCACACAATGCTCCGGGTTGGCGATTTAGAGCGCTCGATCGCTTTTTACTGCGATATTTTGGGAATGAAGTTGTTGCGCCGCAAGGACTATCCCGATGGCAAATTTACCCTGGCATTTGTCGGCTACGGCGATGAAGCCAGCAATGCTGTCATCGAACTAACCCATAACTGGGATACGCCATCCTACGATTTGGGTAATGGCTTTGGTCACGTGGCTTTGGGAGTTGAAAATATCTATACTGCCTGCGATGCGATCAGATCGTTGGGTGGTAAGGTGACGCGCGAACCGGGGCCGATGAAACATGGTTCTACCGAAATTGCTTTTGTTGAAGATCCCGATGGCTACAAGATCGAACTGATCCAACTCAAAGGCAGGGCTGATTAG
- the aroA gene encoding 3-phosphoshikimate 1-carboxyvinyltransferase, giving the protein MKVLIDLDTTQAHQRLTIDTTGSAKSGLRGSISIPGDKSISHRALMLGSLAEGETRIRGLLLGEDPRSTAACFRAMGATISDLNSDLVCVQGIGLGNLMEPQDILDAGNSGTTMRLMLGVLASHAGRFFVVTGDRSLRSRPMSRVVNPLRQMGASIWGRESGAKAPLAISGQNLLPMRYNSPVASAQVKSCLLLAGLMTNGETIVTEPERSRDHSERMLAAFGADLTVDVSTNTVSLKGPARLIAQEITVPGDISSAAFWLVAGSIVPDSDLLIQNVGVNPTRTGILEALAAMGADITLENAREVTGEPVADLRVRSTKLKACKIGGGVIPRLIDEIPILAVAAAFAEGTTIIEDAAELRIKESDRIAAMAKELSKLGVNISELPDGLEIKGGNPLVGDAVDSYDDHRVAMSLAIAALMADGKTVIDRAESAAISYPSFVPTLRQVCV; this is encoded by the coding sequence ATGAAAGTATTAATCGATCTCGACACAACGCAGGCGCACCAGCGCCTCACTATTGATACTACTGGATCGGCAAAATCGGGGTTAAGGGGTAGCATATCGATACCAGGGGATAAGTCTATTTCCCATCGGGCTTTAATGCTGGGTTCCCTGGCGGAAGGTGAAACGCGAATTCGGGGCTTGTTGTTGGGGGAAGATCCGCGCAGCACTGCCGCCTGTTTTCGGGCGATGGGAGCAACCATATCCGATCTCAACTCCGATCTGGTTTGCGTGCAGGGGATTGGCTTAGGCAACTTAATGGAGCCACAGGATATTCTCGATGCTGGGAACTCCGGTACGACCATGCGGCTGATGCTGGGCGTTCTGGCCAGCCATGCCGGACGTTTTTTTGTCGTGACTGGCGATCGCTCGTTGCGATCGCGCCCCATGTCCCGCGTAGTCAACCCACTGCGTCAAATGGGTGCCAGTATTTGGGGGAGGGAAAGCGGAGCCAAAGCACCGCTCGCCATCTCAGGGCAAAACCTGTTACCAATGCGCTACAACTCACCTGTTGCTTCCGCACAGGTGAAGTCTTGTCTGCTGCTAGCAGGCTTAATGACTAATGGCGAGACAATCGTGACGGAGCCGGAGCGATCGCGCGATCACAGCGAACGGATGCTGGCAGCCTTTGGTGCCGATCTGACCGTTGATGTCAGTACGAATACAGTGTCGCTAAAAGGACCTGCCCGCTTGATCGCTCAAGAGATTACCGTACCGGGTGATATCAGTTCCGCCGCATTTTGGTTAGTAGCTGGTTCGATCGTGCCGGACTCAGATTTGCTAATTCAGAATGTTGGCGTTAACCCCACGCGTACGGGCATTCTGGAGGCACTGGCAGCAATGGGAGCCGATATCACGCTGGAAAATGCCCGTGAAGTAACTGGCGAACCCGTAGCCGATCTGCGGGTTCGATCGACCAAACTCAAGGCTTGCAAAATTGGCGGTGGGGTCATCCCGCGCCTGATTGACGAAATTCCCATCCTGGCAGTTGCGGCTGCCTTTGCCGAAGGCACTACCATCATCGAAGATGCCGCCGAACTACGCATTAAAGAAAGCGATCGCATTGCAGCGATGGCAAAAGAACTCTCTAAGTTAGGCGTAAATATCAGCGAGCTACCCGACGGTCTAGAAATTAAAGGAGGCAACCCGTTAGTGGGAGATGCCGTGGACAGTTACGACGATCACCGCGTTGCCATGAGCTTAGCGATCGCGGCGCTGATGGCAGATGGCAAAACCGTCATCGATCGTGCCGAATCTGCGGCGATCTCCTATCCATCATTCGTTCCTACTCTGCGACAGGTTTGCGTTTAG
- a CDS encoding DedA family protein, translating into MNEWIVNTMNSLGYLGIGLLMFLENLFPPIPSELIMPLAGYTASLPNTQLQLVPSIIVGVIGTVLGAFPWYFAGSLLGAERLGRLMDRYGKWIGISGKDVNSSKHWFEKYGTRGVLFGRLVPVVRTLISIPAGIARMPLTPFVIYSTIGTAIWTTFLTGAGFLLGKNYTLVDDYLGPVSKIVLVILIVAAIAFIVTRILKKKKESQRDFD; encoded by the coding sequence ATGAATGAATGGATCGTTAACACCATGAATTCCCTGGGGTATTTGGGAATTGGACTGCTCATGTTTCTAGAAAATCTATTCCCCCCTATTCCTTCCGAACTGATCATGCCCTTGGCAGGCTACACGGCTTCCTTACCTAATACGCAACTCCAGCTAGTACCGTCGATCATCGTAGGTGTAATTGGTACGGTACTGGGTGCTTTTCCTTGGTATTTTGCAGGATCGCTGTTAGGGGCGGAGCGTTTAGGACGGTTGATGGATCGTTACGGTAAGTGGATCGGCATTTCGGGTAAAGATGTTAACAGTTCTAAACATTGGTTTGAGAAGTACGGTACTCGTGGCGTACTGTTTGGTCGCCTCGTGCCAGTAGTGCGCACCCTAATTTCCATTCCCGCAGGTATTGCGCGGATGCCACTGACACCATTTGTCATTTATTCCACAATTGGCACTGCCATTTGGACGACTTTCTTAACGGGAGCTGGCTTTTTGCTGGGCAAAAACTATACCTTGGTGGATGACTATCTCGGGCCTGTTTCCAAGATCGTTTTAGTAATTCTAATCGTGGCGGCGATCGCTTTTATCGTCACTCGCATCCTCAAAAAGAAAAAGGAGTCGCAGCGGGATTTTGACTAA
- a CDS encoding SpoIIE family protein phosphatase has product MAQKQQIKSDRVHQISLKSVLMVPFVVQICAAVGLTGWLSWRNGQEAVNNVANQLRHEIVERIDTQLDRYLALPPKINRANANAIDIGIFDLKDFTKLGKYFWQQMRLFDVGYINFANEKREFIGVERLDNGELRISEILESQGIDRIYTYTTDGKGNRQGLHSVERDEQDVRQEGWYISAVKAGKPTWTPIYQWQNRQVLSVSHSYPLYDRQRQLIGVIGVDYILSQVGQFLQSLKVGQSGKTMIVERSGKIVASSTDAQPFIVTGSEVKRLHATESNDPLLQATAQHLLEKFGSFDNLGREQELEFLLSGERQFVQIRNWKDEYGLNWLIIVVVPESDFLGQIYANNLTTLGLCLLALAIAILCGFLIARWIARPLQQLERASHKMAEGEFGQEIPASNIKEISVLAKAFDRMSAEIQQSRAQLEDYSRSLEQKVEERTNELQKTNKALQAELARAGQVQADLLPKTIPPLPGFELAARCIPAKEVGGDFYDWQLSSPDLFNFTLGDVMGKGMPAALLMTTVRATLHAIDSQSLPPQKIRKIDSTLEPDLVRAESFVTLFQGQLDLAERQLNYVDAGHGHVLIRRADGRLEHLDKGGMPIGILPDQNYQGGSTQLHRGDALLLYSDGLLEVFPPLAKDVNALVEPLKGVDGAADILNRLIGLAPDCISLPDDLTVVVLYCRR; this is encoded by the coding sequence ATGGCACAAAAGCAGCAAATAAAGTCAGATCGAGTTCACCAGATATCGCTCAAGTCAGTCTTGATGGTGCCTTTTGTGGTGCAAATATGTGCTGCAGTCGGTCTGACCGGGTGGTTGTCATGGCGTAACGGGCAAGAAGCCGTTAACAATGTTGCCAATCAATTGCGTCATGAAATTGTGGAGCGCATCGATACCCAGCTCGATCGCTACCTGGCTCTGCCACCCAAGATCAATCGTGCCAATGCCAACGCGATCGATATAGGCATATTCGACCTTAAAGATTTTACCAAGTTGGGTAAATACTTTTGGCAGCAGATGCGTTTGTTTGATGTGGGATATATTAACTTCGCTAATGAAAAACGCGAATTTATTGGTGTGGAGAGACTTGACAATGGGGAATTGCGAATCTCGGAGATTTTGGAGAGCCAGGGGATAGATCGCATCTACACCTATACAACTGATGGGAAAGGGAATCGTCAGGGCTTGCATAGTGTAGAGCGAGACGAACAGGATGTCAGGCAGGAAGGCTGGTATATCAGCGCTGTTAAGGCAGGTAAGCCAACCTGGACTCCCATCTATCAATGGCAAAACCGACAAGTATTATCTGTTTCCCATAGCTACCCTCTTTACGATCGACAGCGACAGCTAATTGGCGTGATTGGCGTGGACTATATTCTCAGTCAAGTTGGTCAATTCCTCCAAAGTCTCAAAGTGGGACAATCAGGTAAAACGATGATCGTCGAGCGTTCCGGGAAAATTGTAGCTAGTTCAACCGACGCGCAACCGTTTATTGTGACGGGATCTGAGGTGAAACGCTTGCACGCTACTGAGAGTAACGATCCGCTGCTCCAGGCAACCGCACAACATCTGCTTGAGAAATTTGGCTCGTTTGACAATTTAGGGAGGGAGCAGGAGCTGGAATTTCTACTTTCAGGCGAGCGACAGTTCGTTCAGATTAGGAATTGGAAAGATGAGTATGGTTTGAACTGGCTGATTATTGTAGTGGTGCCGGAGTCAGACTTCTTAGGGCAAATTTATGCTAATAATCTCACTACACTTGGCCTTTGTTTGCTGGCGTTGGCGATCGCTATATTGTGTGGCTTTCTCATTGCCCGCTGGATCGCTCGCCCCCTGCAGCAATTGGAACGGGCGAGCCATAAGATGGCAGAAGGGGAATTTGGGCAAGAGATCCCAGCCAGCAATATTAAGGAAATATCCGTACTGGCAAAGGCATTCGATCGGATGAGTGCGGAGATTCAACAGTCCCGCGCCCAGTTGGAAGATTATTCGCGATCGCTAGAACAGAAAGTTGAGGAACGCACAAACGAACTCCAAAAAACCAACAAAGCCTTGCAAGCAGAACTGGCTCGTGCCGGTCAGGTGCAGGCGGATCTGTTGCCTAAGACGATTCCCCCCTTACCAGGATTTGAGTTAGCTGCTCGCTGCATTCCTGCTAAAGAAGTGGGCGGGGATTTCTACGATTGGCAGTTATCCTCACCCGATCTATTTAACTTCACATTGGGAGATGTGATGGGTAAAGGTATGCCTGCGGCACTTTTAATGACAACCGTGAGAGCAACTTTACATGCGATCGATTCCCAAAGTTTACCACCGCAGAAAATCCGCAAAATAGATAGTACATTGGAACCAGACTTGGTGCGGGCAGAGAGCTTTGTGACCCTCTTTCAGGGGCAGCTAGATCTGGCAGAACGCCAGCTTAACTATGTAGATGCCGGGCACGGTCACGTCCTGATCCGGCGTGCCGATGGTAGGCTCGAACACTTAGATAAGGGAGGCATGCCCATCGGCATCCTTCCCGATCAAAACTATCAAGGTGGCAGTACGCAATTGCATCGCGGCGATGCCCTGCTCCTCTACAGCGACGGCTTGCTTGAGGTTTTTCCACCCTTGGCAAAAGATGTGAATGCATTGGTAGAGCCTTTAAAAGGAGTCGATGGTGCTGCAGATATTCTCAACCGCCTGATTGGCCTTGCTCCCGATTGCATTTCCCTTCCCGACGACCTCACAGTCGTAGTACTCTACTGTCGGCGTTGA
- the rpsL gene encoding 30S ribosomal protein S12 — MPTIQQLIRSERQKATQKTKSPALKSCPQRRGVCTRVYTTTPKKPNSALRKVARVRLTSGFEVTAYIPGIGHNLQEHSVVMIRGGRVKDLPGVRYHIIRGTLDTAGVKDRKQGRSKYGAKRPKPGQAAAPAGKKK; from the coding sequence ATGCCCACTATCCAGCAGCTCATTCGTAGTGAGCGACAAAAGGCAACTCAGAAAACAAAGTCCCCAGCCCTCAAAAGCTGCCCGCAACGTCGGGGCGTATGTACGCGCGTGTACACCACAACGCCAAAGAAGCCAAACTCTGCACTGCGCAAGGTCGCACGCGTACGCTTGACTTCTGGATTTGAAGTTACAGCCTACATTCCTGGTATTGGGCATAACCTCCAAGAACATTCAGTAGTAATGATTCGGGGCGGTCGGGTAAAAGACTTGCCCGGTGTTAGGTATCACATCATTCGCGGTACGCTTGACACTGCTGGGGTAAAAGACCGCAAGCAAGGTCGCTCTAAGTACGGAGCCAAGCGTCCCAAGCCCGGACAAGCTGCTGCACCTGCTGGCAAGAAAAAGTAA
- the rpsG gene encoding 30S ribosomal protein S7: MSRRTKAAKRVTPPDAVYNNRLVNMLIKRLMKCGKLSLASRIVYEAMETVAERTGSPAIEIFDRAIRNATPLVEVKARRVGGATYQVPMEVRSDRGVALALRWLVQYSRSRPGRSMASKLANELMDAANETGGTVRKREETHRMAEANKAFAHYRY, translated from the coding sequence ATGTCACGTCGTACCAAAGCCGCTAAGCGCGTTACTCCACCTGACGCTGTATATAACAACCGCTTAGTTAATATGTTGATTAAGCGTCTGATGAAATGCGGCAAGCTCTCCCTTGCCTCTCGGATTGTATATGAAGCCATGGAAACAGTCGCCGAGCGTACTGGCAGTCCCGCAATTGAGATTTTCGATCGGGCGATCCGCAATGCTACTCCCCTGGTGGAAGTGAAAGCCAGACGGGTGGGTGGTGCTACCTATCAAGTACCGATGGAAGTGCGCAGCGATCGCGGCGTTGCTTTGGCGTTACGCTGGCTAGTGCAGTATTCCCGTTCTCGTCCCGGACGTAGTATGGCAAGCAAACTGGCTAACGAGTTGATGGATGCCGCTAACGAAACAGGCGGTACCGTACGCAAGCGCGAGGAGACTCACAGAATGGCGGAAGCTAACAAGGCATTCGCACATTACCGTTACTAA